From Providencia sp. R33, a single genomic window includes:
- the copA gene encoding copper-exporting P-type ATPase CopA, giving the protein MSNKIILKLQGLSCMHCVGSVTKALEARGDVTNLNVTIDYATLESDANVADIINTITEAGYEAEVASVPDIELQLSGLNCMKCAGKTQKALEEVEGVAAAVVSTTQAKVYGSADAQTLIAAVEQAGFKAQLPQSDVVTLSLSGLSCMKCAAKTQQALEAVDGVTSAKVDTTSAVVQGSAPVSALIAAVEAAGYQATEGESHPKTEPLTTQTEQPDADSAAICDIPAQESDLGEQPEIDPTDDSVQLLLDGMTCASCVNKVQKALSSVPGVENARVNLAERSALVTGTAKPDDLINAVVKAGYGAEIIQDEAKRRERQQEVAQANMRRFRWQSALALALGIPVMVWGMMGDNMVLTEQNHTTWLTIGVLTFLVMVFAGGHFYRSAWQSLKNGSATMDTLVALGTGAAWLYSIVVNIWPEWFPDQARHLYYEASAMIIGLINLGHALEQRARQRSSKALERLLDLTPPTARVVTEQGEVDMPLEQVKKGMILRLATGDRVPVDGEIIEGEVWLDEAMLTGEPIPQQKSKGDPVHAGTVVQDGTVLFRAAAVGSQTTLARIIHLVRQAQSSKPQIGQMADKISAVFVPVVVAIALISGAIWYFVGPAPQITYALVITTTVLIIACPCALGLATPMSIISGVGRAAEFGVLVRDADALQQASELDTIVFDKTGTLTEGMPQVTDIHVFNGFDQDNALQLAASLENGSNHPLARAVLAKAKGLTLPANEQFRTLAGLGVSAIIDGKTILLGNQKLLAQSNVDTADVDDILHQQATQGVTPVLLAVEGKVAALLSIRDPLREDSISALARLHKQGFRLVMLTGDNPVTANAIAKEAGIDEVIAGVMPDGKSAAIEALQAKGHKVAMVGDGINDAPALARADVGIAMGGGSDIAIETASITLMRQSLHGVADAVSISKGTLRNMKQNLFGAFVYNTLGIPIAAGILYPLTGTLLNPVVAGAAMALSSITVVSNANRLLRFKPEK; this is encoded by the coding sequence ATGAGTAACAAAATTATCCTAAAATTACAGGGACTAAGCTGCATGCACTGTGTCGGCTCTGTCACGAAAGCATTAGAAGCACGTGGGGATGTGACGAATTTAAACGTCACTATCGATTATGCGACATTAGAAAGTGATGCCAATGTTGCTGATATCATCAACACAATTACTGAAGCAGGTTATGAAGCCGAAGTCGCATCAGTACCAGATATCGAGTTGCAGCTTTCGGGTTTGAATTGCATGAAATGTGCGGGCAAAACCCAAAAAGCCCTTGAAGAGGTTGAAGGGGTTGCCGCTGCGGTTGTGAGCACAACTCAGGCAAAAGTGTATGGCTCAGCTGATGCACAAACCTTAATTGCGGCAGTTGAGCAAGCAGGCTTTAAAGCCCAGCTGCCACAATCCGATGTAGTGACCTTATCCCTTTCAGGTTTAAGTTGTATGAAATGTGCGGCAAAAACCCAGCAAGCACTTGAAGCCGTTGATGGCGTCACAAGTGCAAAAGTGGATACAACCTCTGCAGTCGTGCAAGGTTCTGCGCCAGTTTCGGCGTTGATTGCTGCGGTTGAAGCCGCAGGTTACCAAGCCACAGAAGGTGAATCTCACCCAAAAACTGAGCCGCTGACTACCCAAACTGAACAGCCGGATGCTGATTCAGCGGCAATTTGTGACATTCCGGCACAAGAGTCTGATTTAGGTGAGCAACCTGAAATCGACCCAACCGATGACAGCGTACAGCTATTGCTTGATGGCATGACCTGTGCGAGCTGTGTAAATAAAGTGCAAAAAGCACTCAGCAGTGTCCCCGGCGTGGAAAACGCGCGAGTGAATTTAGCCGAGCGCAGCGCATTGGTCACAGGAACGGCTAAGCCAGATGACCTGATCAATGCCGTGGTAAAAGCAGGTTATGGCGCTGAAATTATTCAAGATGAAGCCAAACGCCGCGAACGCCAACAAGAAGTGGCTCAAGCCAATATGCGCCGTTTTCGTTGGCAATCCGCCTTAGCCTTAGCCCTTGGTATCCCCGTGATGGTATGGGGGATGATGGGCGATAACATGGTGCTGACGGAGCAAAACCACACCACGTGGCTCACCATTGGGGTATTAACCTTCCTCGTGATGGTATTCGCAGGTGGGCATTTTTATCGCAGCGCATGGCAAAGTTTGAAAAACGGCAGTGCCACCATGGACACCTTGGTCGCACTCGGTACGGGGGCTGCATGGCTCTACTCTATCGTCGTCAATATTTGGCCTGAATGGTTCCCTGACCAAGCTCGTCACCTTTATTACGAAGCCAGTGCGATGATTATCGGTTTGATTAACCTTGGTCATGCGCTAGAGCAGCGAGCGCGACAACGTTCATCCAAAGCCCTTGAAAGATTGCTCGATTTAACCCCACCAACTGCACGTGTCGTCACGGAACAAGGCGAAGTTGATATGCCGTTGGAACAAGTGAAAAAAGGCATGATCCTTCGCTTAGCAACGGGTGACCGCGTCCCTGTCGATGGGGAAATCATTGAAGGGGAAGTTTGGTTAGACGAAGCGATGCTGACGGGCGAGCCTATCCCGCAGCAAAAAAGTAAAGGTGACCCTGTGCATGCTGGTACTGTTGTACAGGATGGTACGGTACTATTTCGTGCGGCAGCAGTTGGTAGCCAAACCACATTAGCACGGATTATCCACCTAGTTCGCCAAGCGCAAAGCAGTAAGCCGCAAATTGGCCAAATGGCGGATAAAATTTCAGCGGTATTTGTTCCTGTCGTTGTTGCTATTGCCTTGATTTCAGGCGCTATCTGGTACTTTGTTGGGCCTGCACCACAAATTACCTATGCGTTGGTTATCACCACGACGGTCTTAATTATCGCCTGTCCATGTGCTTTAGGATTGGCAACACCGATGTCGATAATTTCAGGCGTAGGTCGTGCGGCAGAGTTTGGGGTGTTAGTACGTGATGCGGATGCTCTTCAACAAGCCAGTGAATTGGACACTATCGTCTTTGATAAAACAGGTACATTGACTGAAGGTATGCCTCAGGTGACTGACATCCACGTGTTCAATGGGTTTGACCAAGACAATGCATTGCAGCTCGCAGCATCTTTGGAAAATGGTTCAAATCACCCATTAGCACGTGCAGTCTTAGCAAAAGCGAAAGGGTTAACCTTACCCGCTAATGAGCAATTTCGGACATTGGCAGGCCTAGGGGTAAGTGCCATTATTGATGGCAAAACCATTTTGTTAGGCAACCAAAAGCTGTTAGCGCAAAGCAATGTGGATACCGCAGATGTCGACGATATTCTGCATCAACAAGCCACTCAAGGGGTGACCCCTGTGCTGTTGGCGGTTGAGGGTAAAGTGGCGGCGTTATTATCCATCCGTGACCCGCTGCGTGAAGACAGCATCAGCGCCCTTGCTCGCTTACATAAACAAGGCTTCCGCTTAGTGATGTTAACGGGGGATAACCCTGTTACCGCCAATGCGATTGCCAAAGAAGCGGGCATTGATGAAGTGATTGCAGGCGTAATGCCAGATGGCAAATCTGCGGCAATTGAAGCCTTACAAGCAAAAGGCCACAAAGTGGCAATGGTCGGTGATGGGATCAATGACGCCCCTGCACTTGCCCGTGCTGATGTAGGTATTGCGATGGGAGGCGGTAGTGATATCGCCATTGAAACAGCGTCTATCACCTTGATGCGTCAAAGCTTACACGGTGTTGCCGATGCGGTTTCTATCTCAAAAGGGACATTACGTAATATGAAGCAAAATCTGTTCGGGGCCTTTGTGTACAACACACTGGGGATCCCAATTGCAGCGGGTATTTTATACCCACTAACAGGCACTTTGCTTAACCCTGTGGTTGCAGGAGCAGCAATGGCGCTCTCCTCTATCACTGTAGTCAGTAACGCAAACCGTCTATTACGTTTTAAGCCTGAAAAATAA
- the cueR gene encoding Cu(I)-responsive transcriptional regulator, whose amino-acid sequence MNISQIAKKTGLTAKAIRFYEDKGLITPPERGENSYRYYQERHLNELVLLKQAKDVGFTLDECGELLGLFRNPTRHSADVKSTTIAKINEIEQTILKLSAIRDTLQELVDVCPGDDGADCPIIDHLARGCCHHQKA is encoded by the coding sequence ATGAATATTAGTCAAATTGCTAAAAAAACAGGCCTAACTGCAAAAGCCATCCGTTTTTATGAAGACAAAGGGCTGATCACACCACCGGAAAGAGGCGAGAATAGTTACCGCTATTATCAAGAACGGCACTTAAATGAGCTGGTATTGCTTAAACAAGCCAAAGATGTCGGTTTTACCTTGGATGAATGTGGTGAGTTATTGGGGTTGTTTCGTAATCCAACCAGACATAGCGCCGATGTAAAAAGCACAACCATTGCTAAGATAAATGAAATAGAGCAGACAATTTTAAAACTGTCTGCTATTCGCGATACATTACAAGAGTTGGTGGATGTGTGCCCAGGGGACGATGGTGCGGACTGCCCAATTATTGACCATCTAGCGCGTGGCTGTTGCCACCACCAGAAGGCTTAA